ctatttcttagccaatacgagacagttttgatgactgatgctttataattttagaccaagtagggctaagccatattcttttgtattttttcattaaatcgtGATTCtggatattttatttctccatatgaatttacttacaattttatataactcattaaagtaatttattggaattttgattggtagggcactaaacaagtactTTAATTTTGGAAgctttgtcattattattattattatattagcctggcctatccatgagcatatttgtaaaattatttaaatatgattttattagtgtgagaagcattttgtaattgttctcaaaaagtttctgagtctgccttggcaggtagactcccaggtattttatactgtctgaggttaatttgaatgggatttctctttctaactcttttttttaatgtttttgcaaggcaaacagggttaagtggcttgcccaaggccacacagctaggtaattatttagtgtctgagacaggatctgaacccaggtactcctgactccagagccggtgctttatcctctatgccactTAGTCTtccctttctaactctttctgctgcatcttgctaatcatatatatagaaatattgaggatttatgagggtttattttatatcctgcaactttgctaaagttgataataaTTTATAGtagttatttagattttttttattattcattaattataccatcatgtcatttgcaaagagtgaaagttttctctcttccttcccaattctaattccttcaatgtcttttttctctaattgctgaagctaacatttctaatacaatattgaatagtactggtgataatgggcatccttgtctgatcttaatgggaatagCTCCTGCCTATCCCCATTGTACATAAtgttttttgatggtttcagatagatactgcttattattctaaggaactcTCCATTTAgccctacactctctagtgcttttagaaGGATTGGCTGCTgtatttgtcaaaagctttttcagcttctattgatataatcatatgatttctgatagaattgttattgatataattaattatactaaaagttttctttatattgaaccaatcctgcattcatgggataaatcctattggttataatgtattatcctagtgataacttgttgtagtcatttttataaatttaatttaaaatttttgcatttatattcatcagggcgataggtctataattttcattctctgctataactcttcctggttaatgtatcagcaccacattggtgtcattaggcagagttctgtcttcacttattcttccaaagagtttatatggaattggttccttaaatgtttggaatAATTCATTTGTccatccatctggccctggagattttttgttagggagttcaataatggattgctgaattttttttctcagatagagttttttaggtatttaatttcctcttcatttaacctggataccttatatttttgaaatatatttattctttactTAGTTTATCATAGTTATTGAcatagagtttggcaaaataattccaaattattactttaatatcctCCTCAATgttggtgagtttacctttttcatttatgatgcaaggaattttgctttcttctttcttttttaatgaaattagcaagaagtttatcaattttatttgttttgtttcataaagccaactcttggttatatttattagtccaatagttttcctgctttcaagtttattagtttctcctttaatttgttggatttctaatttggtatttaattgggatgttttaattaattctttctctaattttttagttgcatatttagttcattgattttctttttcctctgacttattcatgtaagcatttaatatataatatatcccctgaaagccACCTTGACTGAATCCCAAAAGTTTTGGCacattctttcattattttacttatctaggatgaaatacttaattctttctataatttttttgtttgatctactcattctttaaaatgaagttatttagtttccaattagttttgggtctacatctccttggcccattattgcatgtgatttctattgcattatggtctgagaaagatgtattcactatgtCTGCCTTTCTATAACTGATTATTAGGtctttatgccctagtacatggtcattttttttgtaagttacatgtactgcagaaaagaaagtttattctttttcctctccccattcaatttcctacaTAGGTCTAACATGCCTGAgttttctaaaaatctacttCACTCCTGAACTTTCTTCCTGgttttttatgtttagatttatctaaatctgagagtgggaagttgaggtctcccattactACATCAATCCCTACCCaaagggatcccaaaattaaaatgCCGAGGAGTAGTATGGCCAATTTCCAGAactttcagataaaagaaaaaaaaacatcctGCAAGTAGGAAGAAACAGTTTatatatcaaggaaccacagtaagacTTACAGAGGACCTGGCTGCTTCAACATTAAGAGATTGGCGGCCCTGGAATGTGATTTTCTGAAAAGCTAGGGAGCTTGTAATACAGCCATGAATTcattacccagcaaaattgagccttctctagcacaggaaaagatgaacatttaatgaaataggagacttcgaACTTTTCCTGGTGGAAAGAGCAGAGCTTAAAAGGAAATTTGGACTTTAGAAAGGAGATGCAAGAGACacttgaaaaggttaaaaaaggagttaaaacaaacaaaaaaaaaactctgctatccaataagatgaaactgtccatatccctacctggaagaaagactttaataattcttgttaattttaactctattagagagaatatatttagccaggaGTGGTGGGTACTCATGACTTATTtgtgaaactgctatccaataaaatgaaactggctatatctctacctgagagaaagactctaataactcttaatAATTGTCATTATATTAAAGAgtatatacttagctagaagtgatggacactcatgacttcaTGACTTTACTTTATCtcagaaagaaagatttaaaaacaattcctcCTTAAAGAAGAGGAcattaaagagatgggagaatggaggagcATGAATCGTGTAAATCTCATGGCATTAAGATGTACAAAGGACCTACTGCTATAGAAGGGGAATAAGGAAGGAGGCgtgaaccacctgaatcttattttcatcagatttggcttaaagttagcatatataatctcatttaagttaacttatcttacctttcaagtattaaaaggtagaagggggtgggggggagggaagggggtgccaacagaaggaagggaagaaggggtaaaaggaaatggcaaaaaaagggaggaggggttggatataggagggcaaacacactgaaggtagtcagaaacaaaatactggggaatatggataaagggggtaAAGGGAAattacaaagagagggaagataaaatGTAGGGcattaaagagttagtaattataactttgaatgtgaatggatgaactctcccttaaaacttcatcattttcaaaaaaactcCTAGGATCTAATTACAGTTGAAAAATTCTGATTTTCCCTAATTTAAAGACATAGAATGTTCCAATCTAATAAAAGACTGGATATTTGAATAATATAGGAATAAATTTTACATCTGCCTTGATGCTATTAGTAATTTATGATCTTTGTGATTTTAGTTTAATTACAATTCtcatgcatatttataagctaTTTGAAGTacatagaaaggcaaaaacaatatcacagaaattgttttcttcagacaTTTTGTGAAACAGGATATCAGAATGATATGCTGTGTAATCTTCTTCTGCTATTTTGTAGTTTTTCTGGGGAacctcatcatcattatcactatcACATCTCACATATCACATCTGATCCAACAAcacatttatttctttctttgtcatttgTCCTTAATGTATCTATCATAAACATCAACTGCAACTGCCATCCCTTGTTTCATCAGGGACATAATGGCTAAGGAAACAAAAACATATcctttactagttgtatgactcacCCCTTCATGGCACACTTCCTAGGGGTCACTGAGACGTGCACCTTGGTGTCCGTGGCCTTTGATCACCAAGTTGCCCTTTGTAAACCCTTACATTACATGATCATAGTGAACTGACAGAGAGGTAATACCATGATACTGATTGCATGGGGTGTGGCCATTTTGCATGACCTTGACCAGATTCTGATGTTTGCAAGTTTGCCATTTTGTGGTCCTAATCAACTTGTTTGTTCAGACACACATATTTCTTAGATCTTAGTCATTGCTAATTCTGGTATGATTGTGTTAATTACCTTTCTTGTATTGTTGGCATTTTATATAGTCATATTATGCAATCATAGGAATAATTCATCAGAAGGTCATTGCAATGCCATCTCCACTTGTGGTTCCCATGTCATGGTTGCTGTTTTTTACTTTGTGCCATGTATTTCCACCTATATGTGACCTCCCAGTGTCAGTGTAAATAAGGAGTTTTCAATGTTTTATACTGTTATTGGACCCATGCTGAGCCCTCTAAACTACACCTTAAGAAATTCAGAGATGAAGAATGCTATGCAGAAGAGTGTGAtcaaaaatatgatatataaataaaaatgtgactTTTAAATTCATTGCTTTTCCTCAATTGTGACCTTGGTACATCAATGGATATTGTAGCACCAATgagtattcttttaaattttaaatcatcaATCCTAGGTGAAAATCAATCTTACATTTTTTCAAAGCTTTGTACAGTGTTGGTATTTTTCACCAGGCTTagtgttatttagtcatttcataaTTAGCATTTTATggaaaagataaattgaaaaaataagttatattttttcttttcttacatgACACAATATCCTTATTCCAGAATGTTTCCTGCTTCAAATAATGGCAAAGAAGTGAACTGTGAATCAGGGCCATGTTCTGTCACAagtttgaagtaaaaaaaaagtttttcattgaGAGTTAACTATGCAGTCAAATTCACAAGTATATCTAAATACATATTCTTTGTCAATATACATAGCACTGGGGGTacaaatatgaatgaaaagaaggaaaactctTGTGCTCCAAGAGGCAAGCTAATGAtaaaagacaacacataaaagagaggtagaaaatgaaaatgaaataagggagaggtagaaaagaacttaaaatcaTGAAGTGCAGAGTTTAGATTTAAGTCATTGAATAAAAATGACTAGCTTGAATCCATTAAAAACAAGTTGAAATAGGAACTAGCCATTACAAAAAAGGGATTATAATAGGTAGTAATATCTTCCAGGATGAGAAATCAAAGTACATAGAGAAAAAAGGGTTTACTTAAATGAGAAATGGCCTTTCCATTctgttgttctttgttttctgttGATGCCATTGaacagaagaaatttaaaaattaatttttttctgtcccttctctggtataattaatataaatgtatcattttaaaagaaatttacattataAAAATGCTATTAGTATTTAGGGTTCTAACTTTCCCTTTAGAATAAATGGACAAAGTCAATAATTTGTGTAATGAATTCTGGATTTACAATGATAATTCtaccacaaatatttattatgattgAGACTCTATGTAAGTGTCTTCACTTcatcattgttatcatcatcatcatcacggTCCTCATTGTCACCATGATAATTATCAtcaatttatatgaaatatcaatTCAATTCCTCAAAATGAAACCCTAAGTAAATTAACTCATCAGATGAGGAACAAACAAGAGTTACAAATTCTTGTCTCATGAACAATTTTAAACTAACAcaaaaacacacagacacacaaaacacaaattaaaaattaggGGCAAAACACAGTTAAGAATGAGGTAATATGCAGTACtgatatctctcttttttttcccacagtagaAATTATCTCTGCACAATTATGAGTATATACAGATTAAAAGGTTATAAAAATGCCTCAATTTTAAACCTTTCATCTCTCTCTGTGCAAAATATGTAGGGATGTTATAAAGAGGaacaggaaaaatcaaaacattttttggCCTACTTGAACACTGTTGTTATCCTTTAACTAGTAAGGGTAAAACATCAGTCATGATTCTTCTTATAACAAGACAtgcctccctttccccccatttctcttattattctaCTACAGtgctctcattttgtattttgtaaacaGCAAGACTTTTGAGGGCATTTAATTCATAATAAGGAGCAGAAAAGGAAAACCTTCTATAAGTATTCTCCAagaattttctcactttcttaaAATAGTAGATTGGCTGGCTCATTTACTGTAAATCCACCTGAATCTATTTCAGTGAAGTTTTCTCTATCTTCATATGGCTCAGCTGCCTTTGAAATTGACTAGActgcttcttatttattttacccAAATATGACCTTTGTCATATAGTCAATTAAgtgatatttctttccttttctgttaaaatcattctttcttcacctttccatttttctataaCTTTCTACCACAAACAATATAAGCTGAAGGGAGTGGCGAGTGAATAGATTTGTGGATATTTAATGTTCATTATTAGTTTCATAACCAAGTCTGTAGTGGGGAGAAATATGACCTAATTCCTGAAAAGAAGGATCATCCAGAATTGCATGTGTTATTAAAACATTTGGAATTTGAACTTTGGTAAAGAGTCTTTGAAACACTATATgcaataaatgataaaataatatgataACACAGGAAGGATTCCTTTGATAATGAACAGCAGATTGTAAGGATGATGTAAGAGACCATAAACTTATTAGGATGCTATTCAATGAGTCCAAACATATTGCAAATAATACCTATACTCTTATGGATGaatctcagtaaaagaaatttctttcatgGGAATTTCAAAGATTACATATAAATTTCTTAGTTTTTGATTGTATGGTATGAGAGgtatgagagaaaaatcaataagaaaaataggataaaaatccataaatgaatgaaatttgcaaaagaaaaacaaagaaacaagaaggaagttatttgagatagaataatatattttattttggacaGGTTGACTATGAGATGCCAAAGAAATgtcaaaatggaaattgaaaatgTTCTCTTGAAATTTTAGATTTGACCTTCAACTGACAGAAAAGATTGGAAAGAATTTTTGAACTTATcagtaaaaaaaagttataattcaAACCAGGACATTACATAATAATGACAAAAAGTctttaaagagaaggaagagggaaaatctttgaaaaactcagcattaggagaaagagaaagcagaAGAGAATCTAAACCTATGAATAGcataaagagaaaactgagagcaAGGATTTTAACAATATTGAATACTGGATGCAAGATGCACTCACTCATTCAACCTAGCATGTATTAAGTCTTTATTATGTGCCAGTCCTTTTTTGAGGTTttaaagattcaaagaaaggtaaaaattctCCTTCATTTTAACAATCCTTCAtacaaaagatggaaagaatagaaaaataaccATCAAAATTTAGAGAATAAATTTGGGTTAATGACATAGGAGGTTGAATGAGAAATGTCAGTAATACAAGGAGACCTAGGGGAAATTTCctacagaaagtgaaaaaattgaTGAAAGTTTTAGTATTCCAGAAAATCTAGGAGACAGTGATAACAGCAACTAGATTTCTAGGCATGAGGggcaatttataaatattcttggTGTTGATGGAGTGATCTCTgggaagaatagaaaagaatgtagTGCCACTGAATCAGAGTATTTAGAGGGGATGAAAGGGCTAGGTTATACAAttctttaaatgtcaaaaagaagattgtgtttttgttttttcacaaaACATGATAGTGATGCAGTTTAAATATATTGAATAAGAATTTAAATTGATAAAAGTTTTTTAGacaaatcaaattaaaagatGGATTCgagcaaaataatatttgtatgagggaaataaaaaatgctatctcaaTCGTCTAGTGAAGAATTAATGAAGAACTGCACTATTATATTAGTAATATAAGTGTAAAGTAGGGGAAACCTACAGGAGATTTTGGAAAGGTAAAAATAACAGAACAGAAACTGATTGGATATTGGAGATGTGAGGTGGTGAGCAAAATGAGAGAGAAGTATAGAATGATTTCAATGTTGGAATCTAGTGCTTGAGAGAATGTTAATAAGTTTGACATTAATAAGTATCTTAGCATGAGGAGAGAGTTTAGAGGGAGAAGATAATGAGTTGTGGTTTGATTGTATTGCATTTAGATGTCTACAGAAAGTTCAGTTTGAGATATCTGATATATAGTTGTGGAAGTGATAAAGGAGGTTTCAAGACAacttttcctggaaaaaaaaatattttattagaaaccagaaagatGAAGTCACCTAgtgaaatagaagaaagagaaaatgaggattAATATGAAATTAAACTGATAGTATAGTCAAAATGAACCTGACATTGTCTTTAAATTCAGATGGGAATTTTTGTatgatatttatcatattttttaaatcaataggAAATATTAAAGATTTCTGGTCAAAGGAATAGTATTCTGCAAATTATACATTGGAATAGCATTTTGGCTGCTGAGTGAAGAGTGGATTATAGAGGGGAGAGTATACTCAGGAATTTTCATTTAAGGCCACTGTACCCTTTTAGGCAAGAGATGAAAAGTTAATATTTGGGTGGCTGTGCTCTGAATAGGAAAATGTGAGCTGATGAAAACAATGTAGAGTGTATAGAATTGACATGATTTGGCCAATTATCATACGGAGTGGcttagaaagaataaagaatcaaGAGACAGTGAAAATGAGGTAAGTGGGCAATGCTTTGAGGGATAGGGGAAAATTACAAGGAAGAATAGTTTAAGACAAAAGTAGAGCTTGTTTAGTTTGTGTTTTCTtgggaaatacaaatagaattatgcaaaatacaaaaagaaatgataCATTGAGATAAGGAAAGTTATGGCAAAATTGCAAATTAGAAAGCAATTTGCATCAAGTCAATAGATTAAAGTGTCTATGGTAATAAAAAAAGTTTACGtggtgaataaatataaatagagaaaagaaaattctttaaatagGAAACATGATATCTGCTTGGAAAGATAGGGGCATTGCTAAGGAAAGGTAGGTTTGACTGCAGGATAGGCAGGAAAAGCAGCACACTATGTCCTCTTTGGGTACATTTTTTGGTGTTTAtctctgattctctgtctctgtcactgtctctaactctcactctgtctctctctaggCTGTGTGTCAATCTGACTGTATGTGTGTAagtttgtgcgtgtgtgtgtgtgtgcatgtgaataAGTGACAGTCATGGAAACAgacaaagagaagagacagagagaaaaagagagaggaagaagaaggagggggaaggattAAAGGGAAAGAGGATAGATAGGgcgagaagggagaaagggagagaaaagaaaaatgagaacatgAAGAAGGAGAAGATAAAAAGCAGATATTTTCCGGAGAACTTCTTAATGTTTTCTCAGATGTCACATAACTTTCTGGAGTTCCCTCAGATATTGGAGGCCCCAGTTTTGTGCAGTTTCAGTATTCAGTCAATACATCATTGAGCAGACACAATGCTACACAGAAACAGAAGGGAGCTAAAGACCAAAACAATTTCTACTTGTTGATGTCTGTACTAATGAAGCAGCTAATTATCGATGAAAAGTAAAAGACTAAAATGATTTCCCTTAGCAGCAAAATTTGCTTATGGTTGATAATCATCTATATGTTGGACGGCTTTGAAAATCCTCTGGGAGCCCCTCTTCCTGGCCTCTGCTGTACCTTTAAATTTAGGTAATGCACAGAGAGTCTTTCCTGGAAGGCTCTTTACTTGTAAAGTTTGATGAGGAGACAGTTTCCAAATGACGAATTGATATTTTTCAGGACTTTGGTGGAGATGGAGAGGAGCTGTCTACAGAATATTAACCCAACTTTCCATCCAAAAGAGGAAGTATCACCATAAAAAATATACACTTATCTTCCATCCAATTGAGGAAACACCTTTTGGACAAACATTTAGTCATTGTTTTGGACCACACAGATCAAAATCTATCAACAATCCTTCCTGAGGTATCAATCAGATTTTTCAGTTGCTATCTTGAGTTTCATATAATACAGTATAATTtaagtcatttcccatttgatttgatttctatatatttatttgtattatattgaGTTCTGGAATTTTCCTCGTTTAGGGGTGGATTTGTCCTGGATACCCTTTGaatatcaggaaaacttgaggTCCCTTAAGAGTAATGTtgttgggacggctaggtggtgcagtggatagaacacccgccctggagacaggagtacctgagttcaaatctggcctcaaacatttaataattacttagctgtgtggccttgggaaagccacttaaccccatttaccttgcaaaaaccagaaaaagaaaagagaataatgtTGTTAAATGCTTAAAACAATTCATAagattaaagatttatttttccccatccaaCATCAATAAAAACCTGAAATCTCTCCTGGGTGTTCTGGATCTCCTTCTTATCCTTAGCATTATTCTGCtatcataaatatttaaattttattatttctgtatatatttatgtacattacCTCTAATATCATTGTGTTGTTATATTAAATTTTCAAAGCTCTTTAATGATGTTAGGAGAGAACTGCAACTATTACTCAAAGATTTTGCTGTGCCTAATTAGATAGACATGAGTAAAGTTTCTTTCAAAAATTGATttgaattaaagaaatataatattttatagattatgatttatttctataatatacagTATTGAGGAAATTGGCACTATTAAGTTCAAAACATCACCTAATTATTCTTAGACAATTGCTGTCCTTTACAATTGATgccttttttgaaaataaacatATCAGTAGATTTTATTGTTAAAGAAGGAACTCTTGGATGGATGATGCATTTTAGAAACTTTTATATGGCATGGATAATATTGAGCATCTTTaatcctttatttaaaaatgtttaaaaaatgaagtcaaatgaaGGAACTCAATGTGAGTTACAGTAGTGATGTACAAAGAATTGATTTTACTTTCCCAAAAATTATTCATGTGATATTAGTTAGACTTTATCATGAAACTTTTTGTTTTCAGGTTTATTAAACATCTGGACAGTTATTCTCAATCTATGGAAAACCATAATAATGCCACTAAATTTATACTCTCAGGACTTCttatgaaggaagaaatgaaggtaacatgttttgtcatttttacacTCTGTTACTTATCAATCCTTCTGGGGAACTTCATTGTCTTCATCACCATCACTTACAGCCATCTGATACAGCAACccatgtattattttctttggcaCTTGTCCTTCATTGACCCATGCTTCACTTCTACCACAGCTCCTAGAATGATCAGTGACTTAATTGACTCAGATAACACAATCTCTTATAATTGCTGCATGACTCAGCTCTTTACTTTTCACTTCCTGGGAGGTGTGGAGATGTTCATTCTGGTGATAATGGCCTTTGATCGCTATGTTGCCATCTGCAAACCCTTACACTACATGATAATTGTTAACAGGCAGAGATGTAACATGCTGATTCTACTTGCATGGCTGGTGGCATTTTGGCACTCTGTGGCTCAGCTATTCTTGATCCTCAGGTTACCTTTCTGTGGGCCTAATCAAATAGATCACTATATCTGTGACTCAAAAGCCCTCATAAAACTTGCCTGCACAGACACCCATGTTGCTAGTATTTTAGTCATTGCTAACACTGGGATGGTTGTCTTGACAACCTTTCTTGTTTTGGTGGCATCTTATATCATCATATTATATAATCTTAGGAACCATTCATCTGAAGGTCGGCGTAAAGCTCTCTCCACCTGTGTTTCCCATGTCATggtggttgttttgttttttgtaccGGCCATCTCCACCTATATCCCACCTCCCAATTCTGTAGATAATGACAAAGAGTTCTCAGTGTTTTATACTGTGATTGCACCTATGTTGAACCCTCTTATCTACACACTCAGAAATGTAGAAATGAAGAATGCAATGAGAAAGGTATTGTgtagaaaattgtttttctta
The Macrotis lagotis isolate mMagLag1 chromosome 3, bilby.v1.9.chrom.fasta, whole genome shotgun sequence genome window above contains:
- the LOC141516966 gene encoding olfactory receptor 4P4-like, which gives rise to MENHNNATKFILSGLLMKEEMKVTCFVIFTLCYLSILLGNFIVFITITYSHLIQQPMYYFLWHLSFIDPCFTSTTAPRMISDLIDSDNTISYNCCMTQLFTFHFLGGVEMFILVIMAFDRYVAICKPLHYMIIVNRQRCNMLILLAWLVAFWHSVAQLFLILRLPFCGPNQIDHYICDSKALIKLACTDTHVASILVIANTGMVVLTTFLVLVASYIIILYNLRNHSSEGRRKALSTCVSHVMVVVLFFVPAISTYIPPPNSVDNDKEFSVFYTVIAPMLNPLIYTLRNVEMKNAMRKVLCRKLFFLFK